A DNA window from Rhizobium jaguaris contains the following coding sequences:
- a CDS encoding autotransporter outer membrane beta-barrel domain-containing protein: protein MSLATLALSSWLPSAATARDYPVSNETQLRNAITTANGDGDPSSTITMTGNFSISTATMPIPTKSITIDTNGFVLSNTYDPAAGTTRGTLTIQQATGALVPVTFSGTLTAANAGAAATTAGQIGAVVSATKFTNDGSIRGGDGGGGGGALASGGAGVRVLSGSSLTNNGTIVGGDSTSVGGGAGVAYGNVIGGPNTILNTGTIRGGNGPGNGTGAAGAGISAQGATAGQIVNSGMIEGGTGAVAIAASTATLSLNIVNSGTIRAGAGQANAIDRSAATTGTLTLELQPGSVIQGNVVAGATPTTDVLRLGGTGSDSFDVSTIGPQYQNFDTFEKTGSSTWSLIGTGTATTNWDIQNGTLAIGDGGTSGSVVGKITDNGTLAFNRSDVFTFDNLISGSGTISQIGSGKTILTADNSAFAGNTIVQAGTLSVNGILGGTLDVLAGGRLQGNGQVGTTSNAGTIAPGNSIGTLTINGDYAGNGGTLEIETALGNDASPTDRLVVTGNTSGTTNVKVINLGGAGAQTVEGIKIIDIGGVSAGTFSLQGDYVFQGNQAVVAGAYAYRLYQNGISNPADGDWYLRSALLSNPADPATPVVPEAPLYQPGVPLYEAYPQLLLSLNGLSTLQQRLGDRYWPADDKVTPAKGLEGFWLRTEGMHARIEPDISTSDTSYDYDLFKLEGGLDSELYQDHNGRLIGGFNVHYGTVSGNISSVYGDGDIHTNGYGVGATLTWYGENGFYVDTQSQATWYDSNLKSDLFDGDLENGNNGFGYALSLETGKRFAAAGPWSITPQAQLVYSSVNFDSFNDRFAARVSLNNGDSLIGRLGVALDREETWRKDNGQTARAKFYGAANLYSEFLDGTSVDVAGVGFKNENDRVWAGLTLGGSYDWNGDRFSLYGEVAAKSSLENFGDSYAISGTAGLRVKW, encoded by the coding sequence GTGAGCCTCGCTACACTGGCGCTCTCAAGCTGGCTCCCATCGGCAGCTACCGCGAGGGATTACCCGGTTAGCAACGAAACGCAACTGCGCAATGCCATCACGACCGCGAACGGGGACGGCGACCCAAGTTCTACGATCACCATGACCGGCAATTTCTCCATTTCAACGGCGACAATGCCGATCCCGACGAAATCGATCACGATCGATACCAACGGGTTTGTCCTGTCGAATACCTACGATCCGGCAGCCGGCACCACCAGAGGCACTCTCACAATCCAGCAAGCGACCGGAGCTCTTGTCCCCGTCACCTTCTCCGGCACTCTCACGGCAGCAAACGCCGGTGCCGCCGCCACGACGGCAGGGCAGATCGGCGCCGTCGTTTCTGCCACCAAATTCACCAATGACGGATCGATCCGCGGTGGCGATGGGGGTGGCGGCGGTGGTGCACTCGCATCGGGCGGCGCCGGCGTGCGTGTGCTTTCAGGCTCGTCTCTAACCAATAACGGCACCATCGTTGGTGGCGACAGCACGTCGGTTGGCGGCGGAGCAGGTGTCGCTTACGGCAATGTGATTGGCGGCCCCAACACAATCCTCAACACTGGGACGATCCGCGGAGGAAACGGGCCAGGCAACGGAACTGGAGCTGCAGGTGCGGGCATTTCCGCGCAAGGCGCGACGGCGGGACAGATCGTCAATTCCGGCATGATCGAGGGCGGCACGGGCGCCGTCGCCATCGCGGCCTCGACCGCAACGTTGAGCCTCAACATCGTCAATAGTGGCACGATCCGCGCCGGTGCCGGCCAGGCGAACGCGATCGACCGGTCGGCGGCGACGACGGGCACGCTGACGCTCGAACTGCAGCCGGGTTCGGTGATCCAGGGCAATGTCGTCGCTGGCGCAACACCGACTACAGACGTGCTCCGACTCGGCGGTACCGGCAGCGACAGCTTCGATGTCTCGACAATCGGCCCGCAATACCAGAACTTCGACACGTTCGAAAAGACAGGCAGCAGCACGTGGTCGCTGATCGGCACTGGCACGGCAACGACGAATTGGGATATTCAGAATGGTACACTGGCAATAGGCGACGGCGGCACCTCGGGCAGTGTCGTCGGCAAGATCACCGATAACGGGACGCTGGCCTTCAACCGCTCGGACGTTTTTACCTTCGACAATCTGATTTCCGGCAGTGGCACCATCAGCCAGATTGGCAGCGGCAAGACCATCCTGACGGCCGACAATTCCGCGTTCGCCGGCAATACCATCGTCCAGGCGGGTACGCTGTCGGTGAACGGCATTCTCGGCGGCACGCTCGATGTTTTGGCGGGCGGGCGGCTGCAGGGCAATGGCCAGGTCGGCACGACCAGCAATGCCGGCACCATCGCCCCCGGCAATTCGATCGGAACGCTGACGATCAATGGCGATTATGCCGGCAACGGCGGCACGCTGGAGATCGAAACCGCGCTCGGCAACGACGCATCTCCCACCGATCGTCTCGTCGTCACCGGCAACACGTCCGGCACGACCAATGTCAAAGTGATCAACCTCGGCGGCGCGGGCGCACAGACTGTCGAAGGCATCAAGATCATCGATATCGGCGGCGTCTCGGCCGGCACCTTCTCGCTGCAGGGCGACTATGTTTTCCAGGGCAATCAGGCCGTCGTCGCCGGCGCCTATGCCTATCGGCTTTATCAGAACGGCATCTCTAACCCGGCCGACGGCGATTGGTATCTCCGTTCGGCGCTGCTGTCCAATCCAGCCGATCCTGCCACGCCCGTCGTTCCCGAAGCGCCGCTCTATCAGCCCGGCGTTCCGCTTTATGAAGCTTATCCGCAACTGCTGCTCAGCCTGAACGGGCTTTCCACGCTGCAGCAGCGTCTCGGCGACCGCTACTGGCCCGCCGACGACAAGGTCACGCCAGCCAAGGGGTTGGAGGGCTTCTGGCTGCGCACAGAGGGCATGCATGCCAGAATTGAGCCGGATATCAGCACGAGCGACACCAGCTACGATTACGATCTGTTCAAGCTGGAAGGCGGGCTCGACAGCGAGCTTTATCAGGATCATAACGGCCGGCTGATCGGCGGCTTCAACGTGCATTACGGCACGGTCTCCGGCAATATCAGCTCGGTTTACGGCGACGGCGACATTCACACGAACGGCTATGGCGTCGGCGCGACGCTTACCTGGTACGGCGAGAATGGCTTCTATGTCGACACGCAGAGCCAGGCGACTTGGTATGACAGCAACCTTAAATCGGATCTTTTCGATGGCGACTTGGAGAATGGCAACAACGGCTTCGGCTACGCCCTGAGCCTTGAGACCGGCAAACGCTTTGCTGCCGCAGGACCATGGTCGATCACGCCGCAGGCCCAGCTCGTCTATTCCTCCGTCAATTTCGACAGCTTTAACGACCGGTTCGCAGCGCGCGTTTCCCTCAATAACGGTGACAGCCTGATCGGCCGGCTTGGCGTGGCGCTCGACCGCGAGGAGACCTGGCGGAAAGACAATGGTCAGACGGCACGCGCAAAATTCTACGGCGCCGCCAATCTTTACTCCGAGTTTCTGGACGGTACTTCCGTGGACGTCGCCGGTGTCGGCTTCAAGAACGAAAACGACCGTGTCTGGGCGGGGCTCACCCTCGGCGGCTCCTATGATTGGAACGGTGACCGCTTCTCGCTCTATGGCGAGGTCGCGGCCAAGTCTTCGCTCGAAAACTTCGGCGACAGCTATGCCATCAGCGGAACCGCCGGCCTCCGGGTCAAGTGGTAG
- a CDS encoding class I SAM-dependent methyltransferase gives MTHDARLVRERDFHNERFSAPEERKEDSFYFAVKPAVDAYWRLVRAACPEREVLEYGCSNGMSSIGLAPSAKRITGIDISDVAIQQATNAAVRRGFSNVTFQVDNAEDMKLPSAGFDVVFGSGILHHLVLEKSLREIRRVLRPGGRAFFFEPLGHNPVINLYRNWTPDARTVDEHPLLKSDFAIVRKYFSKCDLEFFGLATLASIPFRGSPLGAAVRAAGEQIDNLLLKIPGARWQAWIVVMALEA, from the coding sequence ATGACCCATGATGCACGTCTGGTGCGCGAGCGTGACTTTCACAACGAACGCTTCAGTGCCCCGGAAGAACGCAAAGAGGACTCGTTCTATTTCGCCGTCAAACCCGCAGTAGACGCTTATTGGCGGCTGGTGAGGGCGGCTTGCCCGGAGCGGGAAGTGCTCGAATACGGGTGCTCGAACGGCATGAGCAGCATTGGTCTTGCGCCCTCCGCCAAGCGGATCACCGGTATCGACATTTCGGATGTCGCTATTCAACAGGCCACGAATGCGGCAGTTCGCCGTGGGTTCAGCAACGTGACGTTCCAAGTCGACAATGCCGAAGACATGAAGCTACCGTCGGCGGGTTTTGATGTCGTCTTCGGCAGTGGTATCCTTCACCACCTCGTCCTGGAGAAATCGCTTCGCGAGATCCGGCGTGTGCTGCGACCCGGCGGCAGGGCCTTCTTCTTCGAGCCGCTCGGTCACAACCCCGTGATCAATCTCTATCGCAACTGGACGCCCGACGCCCGCACGGTCGATGAGCACCCGCTCTTGAAATCCGACTTCGCGATCGTGCGCAAGTATTTCTCGAAGTGCGATCTGGAATTCTTCGGGCTCGCCACGCTCGCTTCCATACCGTTTCGCGGGAGCCCGCTCGGCGCCGCGGTCCGGGCGGCCGGCGAGCAGATCGACAATTTGCTGCTTAAAATCCCGGGCGCCAGATGGCAGGCCTGGATCGTCGTCATGGCCTTGGAGGCATAA